The following are encoded together in the Penicillium digitatum chromosome 3, complete sequence genome:
- a CDS encoding Pre-rRNA-processing protein ipi1, producing MLTNSRPVLLLELPRDRLLIRQTKTSDMSNTDEASEPFTTKTNTTDRVSGRVHESASHAREKISEQLQPGDMKATSRRSSDTPDNIWQFGQGGAREERDYGLERDKSILQSVQEKVAKALGGGNRGSS from the exons ATGTTGACGAATAGTCGGCCGGTACTACTTCTCGAGCTTCCTCGAGATAGATTACTTATACGGCAAAC GAAGACA AGCGACATGTCTAACACGGACG AAGCCTCGGAGCCATTCACTACCAAAACGAATACCACAGATAGAGTCTCCGGCCGCGTGCATGAGTCTGCCAGTCATGCACGCGAGAAGATATCCGAACAGCTCCAACCCG GAGATATGAAGGCGACATCTCGTCGCTCGTCGGATACACCCGATAATATCTGGCAATTTGGACAAGGTGGTGCAAGAGAAGAGCGAGATTATGGCCTGGAGAGGGATAAGTCTATTCTACAGTCGGTGCAGGAGAAGGTGGCTAAGGCCCTCGGGGGAGGGAATCGTG GTTCAAGCTAA
- a CDS encoding G1/S-specific cyclin Pcl5 — protein sequence MSFLFGRRRSLDAPSTAQNELNTLERSSSHRHIPDCHQDDQNKNGGLRNLFRKHSGSSDIPFPFTTQDKEQTCLSEANSLPKLRRVSSGQRDDSKDPPGSPRHGSPAAEAHCEPTQPGNIYDLLESRLEMASKSKHNLPGANPCPPEASKLTTKDIKALLSGAPHFLLEKGKHGRWYPEVIFPWDEQNPVIQHMWDRKPLPHATFTLSTLHAHLPLPDDWAVRGGVPTQVLDWRRTDATNRATFDIGIFEVPNMLSQNGKEPGTVGFRHFLELPVADTIRYTGPEAPRKPPCLEQVSTMAAMEAFDLMEGYNKPYSQCQSGAVHDRCRLICEGPEAWKRIGVRDINMRSLVQRLEHLRNYRYEMLKEGSRKTILDIESPRELHDILHTQFLHPHPPPADIIEGHPQSVKSQIKTLAIVLATPGAWINFSLPEWRFRAGQVLWETSQHGDGACLDPTSSNEKLSQNDLVRSGMERKWLLIQMLLSAELLLRLDAFVRVGMLHDPQGGHITMHELAQFEKLREGKLNWDLIVGYLRVARPPSRLGKVIGSHCLKALFGVARSMLRIYNLPGTAN from the exons ATGTCTTTCCTATTTGGCCGACGTCGTTCCTTAGATGCACCTTCTACTGCCCAAAATGAGCTCAACACACTCGAAAGGTCATCATCACATCGCCATATTCCCGACTGTCACCAAGATGATCAAAACAAAAACGGGGGACTCCGAAACCTATTTCGAAAGCACAGCGGTAGTTCTGACATACCTTTTCCATTCACAACACAA GATAAGGAACAGACATGTTTGAGTGAAGCGAACTCGCTACCTAAATTACGACGAGTGAGTAGTGGCCAGCGAGATGACAGCAAAGATCCCCCTGGCTCTCCTAGGCACGGTTCTCCCGCAGCAGAGGCACACTGTGAGCCAACGCAACCTGGAAATATCTATGATCTTCTCGAATCCAGATTGGAGATGGCAAGCAAATCAAAACACAACTTGCCCGGCGCCAACCCCTGCCCCCCAGAGGCATCAAAACTCACGACAAAAGACATCAAGGCATTGTTGTCTGGAGCACCTCACTTTcttctggagaaaggcaaGCATGGTCGATGGTATCCCGAGGTGATATTTCCTTGGGATGAGCAGAACCCAGTAATACAACATATGTGGGATCGCAAGCCGCTGCCCCATGCAACCTTTACTCTGAGCACACTTCATGCTCATCTGCCGCTGCCAGACGACTGGGCTGTCAGAGGCGGCGTTCCGACCCAAGTCCTTGACTGGCGCCGAACAGACGCTACCAATAGGGCAACGTTTGATATTGGGATCTTCGAAGTACCGAACATGCTGTCCCAAAATGGCAAAGAGCCTGGCACCGTCGGTTTCCGGCACTTTCTTGAATTGCCTGTGGCTGACACGATCCGATACACCGGACCCGAAGCCCCAAGGAAACCTCCATGTTTAGAACAAGTCTCTACCATGGCGGCAATGGAGGCGTTCGATTTAATGGAGGGATATAACAAACCGTACTCACAGTGTCAAAGTGGTGCCGTTCACGATCGATGTAGACTCATCTGTGAAGGCCCCGAGGCCTGGAAGCGCATTGGAGTTCGAGATATCAATATGCGATCTCTAGTGCAACGTTTGGAACATCTGCGCAATTATCGATATGAAATGCTCAAAGAGGGATCCAGGAAGACAATTTTGGATATTGAAAGTCCGCGCGAGTTGCACGACATTTTACATACACAATTCCTACATCCTCACCCTCCACCTGCTGACATCATAGAGGGTCATCCGCAAAGCGTCAAATCTCAGATCAAAACTTTGGCAATCGTGCTGGCCACCCCCGGAGCATGGATTAATTTCAGTCTCCCCGAATGGCGCTTTCGGGCAGGGCAGGTCTTATGGGAGACATCCCAGCATGGCGATGGAGCCTGTCTGGATCCCACTTCAAGTAATGAAAAATTGTCGCAGAATGATTTGGTCAGGTCTGGGATGGAGCGAAAGTGGTTGCTGATCCAGATGCTTCTCTCTGCTGAGTTGCTTCTTCGCTTGGACGCGTTCGTCCGAGTTGGCATGTTGCATGATCCGCAAGGTGGTCACATCACGATGCATGAGCTTGCACAATTCGAGAAATTGCGAGAAGGCAAGCTGAACTGGGATCTGATCGTT GGCTATCTCCGAGTGGCTCGACCACCAAGCCGCCTGGGAAAAGTCATCGGTTCTCACTGCTTGAAAGCATTATTCGGCGTAGCTCGCTCCATGTTGCGGATCTACAATCTGCCTGGGACTGCGAACTGA
- a CDS encoding Zinc finger, C2H2-type/integrase, DNA-binding yields MGTALDALSAPPLNIRRPAAPTLPSFELPPPPFTLGTAAAAPKYAGHSTHPPVSHAPVNVSVGNLLTPPATIQTGEHATPQPLAPSTGASSELPPAYWSGANPYGQSWGSGVNPYSARSSFSPSGMQRSSVISPPTTDGLPHPYEGPTLSYQALPAPSTMPPSASQPAMAMYHGGPATSPAPLPSNDPYAPKHQHMYAASPPMHSPHQAGFSSMYGPAGLGIHPAGRMPVHSPSAGQPPLGYPRQPWPSYSLPAMNGPVMTNVHSPGGPMSMMGGLQPGLLPGFNSGHVASSQHLYGGHAPPHGMSAPAADRPFKCDQCPQSFNRNHDLKRHKRIHLAVKPFPCSHCDKSFSRKDALKRHILVKGCGKDGDSDANSNQTGADIKGEGRSEDGSPLLNGRV; encoded by the exons ATGGGGACAGCGTTAGACGCACTGTCAGCCCCGCCGTTGAACATTCGTCGTCCGGCGGCACCCACATTACCCAGCTTTGAGCTCCCACCACCGCCGTTCACGTTGGGTACGGCCGCGGCTGCACCCAAGTATGCCGGACACTCCACCCACCCCCCAGTCTCCCACGCACCAGTGAATGTGAGCGTGGGGAACCTCCTAACGCCACCCGCCACAATTCAAACAGGGGAGCACGCCACACCCCAACCCTTGGCCCCATCAACTGGCGCGTCCTCCGAGCTTCCGCCGGCATATTGGTCAGGAGCCAATCCATACGGACAGTCCTGGGGGTCCGGGGTAAACCCATATTCAGCTCGAAGTTCCTTTTCGCCATCCGGCATGCAGCGCTCATCCGTAATATCACCGCCGACGACGGATGGGTTGCCGCATCCATATGAAGGTCCGACATTATCTTACCAAGCTTTACCCGCCCCGTCTACCATGCCTCCCTCCGCGTCCCAACCTGCTATGGCCATGTACCACGGTGGACCCGCTACATCCCCCGCCCCACTGCCATCCAATGATCCATATGCACCCAAACACCAGCACATGTATGCCGCTTCTCCTCCCATGCACAGTCCCCACCAGGCCGGCTTTTCTTCCATGTATGGCCCCGCAGGGCTTGGCATCCACCCTGCAGGGAGAATGCCTGTTCACAGTCCATCAGCAGGACAGCCCCCGTTGGGATATCCCCGCCAACCATGGCCCTCATATTCTCTCCCGGCGATGAACGGTCCCGTCATGACCAACGTACACAGCCCCGGTGGGCCCATGTCGATGATGGGTGGGTTGCAACCCGGGCTTCTACCAGGATTCAACAGTGGACATGTCGCCAGCTCTCAACATTTATATGGTGGCCATGCGCCACCGCACGGCATGTCCGCCCCCGCGGCGGACCGACCTTTCAAATGCGACCAGTGCCCCCAGAGTTTCAACCGCAATCATGACCTCAAACGCCATAAGCGCATTCATTTAGCCGTGAAGCCTTTCCCCTGCTCGCACTGTGACAAGAGCTTCTCGCGCAAGGATGCTCTCAAG CGACATATCCTTGTGAAAGGCTGTGGAAAAGACGGCGACTCGGACGCGAATAGCAACCAAACTGGGGCCGATATCAAGGGTGAAGGGCGGAGTGAGGACGGCAGCCCCCTTCTCAATGGACGAGTTTGA
- a CDS encoding Fungal transcriptional regulatory protein, N-terminal: MTSTANSQSAMDTSDKKRNKLGYHRTSVACVHCRRRKIRCLVAPDDTEGRCENCIRLRKDCQFFPVDQQPPIEKKSRPNSRLETPSTERSNTTPINSSPTNLMTDPAETFYPYQTMPMNTSTVQDMSTYNVGMVQTNMSLTPDRPMGPGDFAGHQPMDPRGAWDEFTTIPGSQLVNTMAAGKSQMMNMSPNLWNPGSIHSGLPPPSPISAASSMGGPAQPMGQAAYAMQPDGTIWQVPPPPPRTMSYPGLEMGSSYPNQFHPQVPTELKRRMTTPAQSLSVASAMAPPGTPGTPEMHIPGSVSYPPGVSYPQWQDMSAMSGMGVLPYPMYPGDAVPQHVYPPNPASMGHPGGPRSPNP; the protein is encoded by the exons ATGACATCAACAGCAAATTCACAAAGTGCCATGGACACAAGTGACAAGAAGCGCAATAAGTTAGGATATCATCGAACCTCTGTCGCATGTG TACACTGTCGACGACGAAAGATTCGATGTCTGGTAGCGCCAGATGATACGGAAGGACGATGTGAAAACTGCATTCGATTGCGAAAGGACTGTCAGTTTTTTCCAGTGGACCAGCAACCACCGATTGAAAAGAAATCACGACCAAACTCGAGATTGGAGACACCCTCAACTGAACGCTCAAACACCACCCCGATTAATTCCTCTCCGACTAATTTGATGACCGACCCCGCCGAGACTTTTTACCCTTATCAGACTATGCCAATGAACACCTCGACCGTGCAGGACATGTCAACGTACAACGTCGGAATGGTTCAAACCAACATGAGCCTAACGCCAG ACCGACCTATGGGGCCAGGAGACTTTGCTGGACATCAACCGATGGACCCGAGGGGCGCGTGGGACGAATTTACGACAATCCCAGGCTCGCAGCTGGTGAACACCATGGCAGCCGGAAAGAGCCAGATGATGAACATGTCACCCAACTTATGGAATCCCGGGAGCATACACTCAGGCCTGCCACCCCCCTCGCCGATATCTGCAGCATCTTCAATGGGAGGCCCAGCGCAGCCGATGGGTCAAGCAGCATACGCTATGCAGCCAGACGGAACAATTTGGCAGGTCCCACCGCCACCACCACGAACCATGAGCTATCCTGGACTGGAAATGGGATCTTCATATCCTAATCAATTTCACCCACAAGTCCCCACGGAGCTCAAACGGAGAATGACCACTCCTGCACAATCTCTGTCTGTGGCGAGTGCCATGGCCCCGCCAGGCACACCAGGCACACCTGAGATGCATATACCAGGCTCAGTCTCATACCCACCAGGAGTAAGCTACCCGCAATGGCAGGATATGAGTGCCATGTCTGGAATGGGCGTGCTGCCGTATCCCATGTATCCCGGAGACGCAGTTCCACAACACGTATACCCGCCTAATCCTGCTTCGATGGGACACCCTGGAGGCCCACGGTCACCGAATCCATGA
- a CDS encoding Dienelactone hydrolase family protein — MSLLHDRWVCLGAILYIDHNTLTHGSHTQQSKIRTVDLLALCVALVIPSSLSTPRPIFFNFAFDSELNCSLPLLATNTVLPSPLSSQVCFSTAMSGISKACCSIPPVVSKGYQPKGEYKTINGLKTYVTGPESATKAILVVYDIFGFFDQTIQGADILATSTDQKYRVFIPDFFEGSPADISWYPPTTQEHKEKLGNFFSTKAVPPKTLSKIPSIVAEGNKLAPGDNFQSWSILGFCWGGKIASLSSGADNKLFKAAAQCHPAMVDANDAKAVNIPMVLLASKDEPAQDIKDFEANLKGPKYVETFPTQIHGWMAARSDLESPEVRKEYERGYKTVLEFFHQHS, encoded by the exons ATGAGTTTGCTGCATGATCGATGGGTATGTCTCGGC GCTATTCTGTACATCGACCATAATACGCTAACACATGGGTCTCACACTCAACAAAG CAAGATTCGAACAGTGGATCTGCTTGCGCTGTGTGTTGCCTTGGT CATTCCGAGTTCCCTCTCTACCCCCAGGCCTATTTTCTTCAACTTCGCTTTCGATTCAGAACTAAATTGTAGCTT ACCGTTGCTTGCAACCAATACCGTACTACCATCTCCCCTTTCATCCCAAGTCTGCTTCTCTACAGCCATGTCTGGAATCAGCAAAGCATGTTGCTC AATCCCTCCTGTTGTATCCAAGGGCTATCAGCCCAAGGGAGAATACAAGACCATCAATGGCCTGAAAACCT ACGTCACCGGCCCAGAATCGGCCACCAAGGCTATCCTGGTCGTGTATG ACATCTTCGGCTTCTTTGACCAGACAATCCAAGGTGCCGACATCCTCGCTACATCGACCGACCAAAAATACCGCGTGTTCATTCCCGACTTCTTCGAGGGTAGCCCCGCCGATATTTCGTGGTATCCCCCTACCACCCAGGAACACAAGGAGAAGCTGGGCAACTTCTTTTCAACCAAGGCCGTGCCACCCAAAACTCTCTCCAAGATCCCCAGCATCGTCGCCGAAGGCAACAAGCTAGCCCCTGGCGACAACTTCCAGTCCTGGTCGATCCTGGGCTTCTGCTGGGGCGGCAAGATCGCCTCCCTGTCTTCCGGCGCTGATAACAAATTATTCAAAGCGGCCGCACAGTGCCACCCGGCTATGGTCGACGCCAATGATGCAAAGGCCGTGAACATCCCCATGGTGCTGCTCGCCTCGAAAGACGAACCTGCCCAAGACATCAAGGACTTTGAGGCCAACTTGAAGGGCCCTAAATACGTTGAGACTTTCCCAACTCAGATTCATGGCTGGATGGCTGCACGATCGGACTTGGAGAGCCCTGAGGTGCGCAAGGAGTACGAGCGTGGATATAAGACTGTTCTTGAATTTTTCCACCAGCACTCGTAA
- a CDS encoding GATA transcriptional activator AreA: protein MSVWRIHHPGRRLNPANRLSLGCIRSPSSGKGLVYGGGHGEPRPSQPMAFPGFDADSHMMSDDFSFNSPFSPSESSNANDGVLGNSIFPEWTSGASRGDSPDEMQRKDPLAAQIWKLYTRTKSQLPNQERMENLTWRMMAMNLKRKEREQQARASENRSPTPSGIAQMCLTDQVSPDGAADISHDMNLDDTPDPMNLDDFIVPFDSPADHSSHPPVDRHFTATPTGSIPIKSRKDHAMMDSSTATSFPHPPQDQRTNSEFGYVARRVRKTSVDERKFFAGLSVPTRKRPAEASPLVPPVSNAMMGQHSELSAALPDYSLDHPPSVFSLSGNGTVGPRRPQHHHHTHSHIPYGLDTYGISEDHGINSAGPYQQNFHFSPSESPMTAGNPFSSLYAQTPLTSSLNSTEFFSPPPSGYQSTVSTPQAIYEGEQSIFFSDAPSAESHAQRRIPNYIQQRQSNLSASLQPRYMYSMSNGESRSGSAVAGPPTTHGSGFQVPQPQHINPSQVLGHSGFSTTAPASSMFTFGGDSDNEDDDGNFGERGGIAMPNEFVSLDESGEMSAGLHWDGGFPGSIQSVPGFGQHRKHVTIGSTDMIDGSSDWNQGGTLGRTHGSAASVSEVRNQNQDPRRYGKVPRTASTPNAAALLRQSLNGSASGPPTNHPSPSTPPESGLSNGVPSRPGSPGGSKNGDPNAGPTTCTNCFTQTTPLWRRNPEGQPLCNACGLFLKLHGVVRPLSLKTDVIKKRNRSSANTLAVGASRLSKKSTRKNSIQHTPSTSISSRINNSESPPSIPGSSTLGKPGVVPIAAAPPKSGPPAGVAQARAGVQVAPRRQRRLEKAPTGSEPDGDDSPKSAAPASRSKVVPLAPAMAPPAAANPANHSIAGGQGASQEWEWLTMSL, encoded by the exons ATGAGCGTCTGGAGG ATCCATC ACCCTGGTCGTCGGCTGAATCCTGCCAATCGTCTCTCGCTTGGCTGCATTCGATcaccatcttccgggaaGGGTCTCGTTTACGGCGG AGGGCACGGGGAACCCCGGCCATCCCAGCCTATGGCTTTCCCCGGCTTCGATGCGGATTCTCATATGATGTCCGACGACTTCTCCTTTAACTCTCCCTTCAGTCCCTCTGAGTCCTCCAACGCCAATGATGGCGTTCTCGGCAACTCCATCTTTCCCGAATGGACAAGCGGTGCTTCGCGTGGCGACAGCCCCGATGAGATGCAAAGGAAGGATCCTTTGGCCGCTCAGATTTGGAAACTCTATACTAGGACAAAGTCTCAGTTACCCAACCAAGAGCGCATGGAGAATCTGACATGGCGAATGATGGCCATGAATCTCAAGCGCAAAGAACGGGAGCAACAGGCTCG TGCCTCGGAGAATCGAAGCCCGACACCGAGTGGCATCGCGCAGATGTGCTTAACCGACCAAGTATCACCCGACGGTGCCGCTGACATTTCGCACGATATGAATCTGGATGACACTCCAGACCCTATGAATCTGGATGACTTCATCGTTCCCTTTGATTCGCCTGCCGACCACTCTTCGCATCCTCCTGTCGATCGACACTTTACAGCAACGCCGACTGGATCAATTCCTATCAAGTCACGCAAGGACCATGCGATGATGGATTCGTCAACTGCCACCTCATTCCCCCACCCACCTCAGGATCAGCGAACAAACTCCGAGTTCGGATACGTCGCCCGTCGAGTCCGCAAAACGAGCGTCGATGAGCGGAAGTTTTTCGCCGGTCTTTCTGTTCCAACCCGGAAGCGGCCTGCCGAGGCCTCGCCGCTGGTTCCCCCGGTGTCCAACGCTATGATGGGGCAGCACTCGGAACTGTCAGCAGCACTTCCAGATTACTCGCTCGATCACCCACCTTCGGTCTTTTCTCTTTCCGGCAATGGCACGGTGGGTCCGCGCAGAcctcaacaccaccaccacacGCACTCTCACATTCCCTATGGGTTGGATACGTATGGCATAAGCGAAGACCATGGGATTAATTCCGCCGGGCCTTATCAGCAAAATTTCCATTTTTCCCCGTCAGAATCTCCAATGACTGCAGGAAATCCTTTCTCAAGTCTATATGCCCAGACGCCGCTCACTTCGTCGCTCAACTCAACGGAGTTTTTCTCGCCCCCGCCTTCTGGCTATCAGTCTACTGTGTCGACCCCGCAAGCGATTTATGAAGGGGAGCAGTCGATTTTCTTTTCGGATGCGCCCTCTGCTGAATCTCACGCCCAGCGCCGCATTCCTAACTATATCCAGCAGCGTCAATCGAACCTGTCTGCCTCGCTGCAACCACGTTACATGTACAGCATGTCCAACGGCGAATCTCGCTCAGGGAGCGCAGTGGCAGGGCCACCAACTACCCATGGGTCTGGATTTCAGGTGCCACAACCGCAGCATATCAACCCGTCCCAGGTACTTGGGCACAGCGGGTTCTCCACAACAGCACCCGCTAGCAGCATGTTTACCTTTGGTGGAGATTCAGACAATGAGGATGACGATGGCAACTTTGGTGAACGCGGGGGCATTGCCATGCCAAATGAATTTGTCTCTCTGGATGAGTCTGGTGAAATGAGCGCTGGTCTTCATTGGGACGGAGGCTTCCCCGGATCGATACAGTCGGTACCAGGCTTCGGTCAGCACCGCAAGCATGTTACGATAGGATCCACAGATATGATAGATGGCTCATCCGACTGGAACCAGGGAGGCACTCTTGGCCGTACGCACGGGTCTGCTGCTTCAGTCAGTGAGGTTCGTAATCAAAACCAGGATCCTCGTCGCTACGGGAAGGTTCCTCGCACAGCATCAACCCCCAATGCTGCAGCGTTGCTCCGTCAGAGCTTGAATGGCTCGGCCAGCGGGCCTCCAACAAACCACCCCTCACCAAGCACTCCTCCAGAGTCCGGTCTCAGCAATGGAGTGCCGTCTCGACCAGGCAGTCCTGGTGGGTCTAAAAACGGTGACCCGAATGCGGGACCGACCACCTGTACCAACTGTTTCACTCAGACCACCCCTTTGTGGAGACGCAATCCAGAGGGTCAGCCTCTATGCAATGCATGTGGCCTCTTTTTGAAACTCCACGGTGTTGTCCGGCCACTTTCGCTCAAGACTGACGTGATCAAGAAGCGGAACCGTAGCAGCGCCAACACGCTTGCTGTTGGCGCTTCTCGGTTATCTAAGAAATCTACCCGCAAAAACTCCATTCAGCATACCCCATCCACATCGATTTCGTCCCGCATCAATAATTCTGAGTCACCGCCCTCGATTCCTGGATCCAGCACGTTGGGGAAACCCGGTGTTGTGCCAATTGCCGCTGCCCCACCCAAGTCTGGCCCTCCAGCTGGCGTCGCTCAAGCTCGTGCCGGTGTGCAAGTGGCACCCAGACGGCAGCGCAGACTTGAAAAGGCACCAACTGGATCCGAACCAGACGGAGACGATAGCCCCAAGTCAGCCGCTCCCGCGAGCCGATCCAAAGTCGTACCATTAGCTCCGGCGATGGCACCACCCGCTGCCGCAAACCCGGCGAACCACAGTATTGCCGGTGGGCAGGGTGCAAGCCAGGAATGGGAGTGGCTGACAATGAGTCTGTAG
- a CDS encoding G1/S-specific cyclin Pcl5: protein MGWISSDMIPRDESTRKLFKCGWLELQVEEVPQISSRPRIKQGAKLAIESTPLGLGDITAKAFTLPTENPESSATHTVTIEDLTLSVSDYNPPNNNGITPAVASMSFSIKDADSAGVSTTVSFPLTYDVRFISAHECCPPLGVVSHKPSDREKDEIQPTRPVPTYTRLPGHPLHNSYRYKNVSLDSLPSTPAPQSNLLQGPDAAQVSEIIVIDARGNRDKETFARAWCAAVGCHAIISKREPLM, encoded by the exons ATGGGGTGGATCAGCAGCGACATGATACCCCGCGATGAGAGCACGCGGAAATTATTCAAGTGTGGATGGCTTGAACTCCAAGTTGAAGAGGTTCCGCAGATTTCGAGTAGGCCTCGAATCAAGCAGGGCGCCAAGCTCGCGATTGAATCGACACCGCTAGGCCTGGGAGACATCACAGCAAAAGCCTTTACACTCCCAACGGAGAATCCAGAGTCCAGTGCGACACACACTGTCACTATCGAAGACTTGACTCTGTCAGTCAGTGATTATAACCCTCCCAATAACAACGGTATTACACCTGCTGTGGCATCCATGTCATTCTCGATCAAAGACGCGGACAGTGCAGGAGTTTCAACTACGGTTTCTTTCCCCCTCACGTATGATGTGCGCTTTATCTCCGCCCATGAATGCTGTCCACCGTTGGGGGTCGTCTCTCACAAGCCATCCGACCGCGAGAAAGATGAAATTCAGCCTACAAGACCCGTGCCCACGTACACACGTCTACCAGGCCATCCTCTGCACAACTCTTATCGATACAAAAATGTTTCGTTGGACTCCCTCCCCTCCACCCCGGCGCCGCAATCGAACTTGTTGCAAGGCCCAGACGCAGCTCAAGTGTCGGAGATTATTGTCATCGACGCACGGGGCAACCGAGACAAGGAAACATTCGCTCGGGCATGGTGTGCTGCTGTTGGGTGCCATGCGATCATTA GCAAGCGAGAGCCATTGATGTAA
- a CDS encoding Pre-rRNA-processing protein ipi1 — translation MGSSSKRKKDKQKDFQKPKLKVGKTKAKPDNYTDTSFKSKSIVLTQQSLHLSAPTSNATFTHNLSLLSAKSDSQRRDSLAYLTTTISSRPVNSPLPQPVSVILPSLLPLILDGSTSVRTQLLKLLRTLPPGDVEDHVAQLLPYVRAGMTHLAADIRSSAVDILSWMVEAAGESAVSCAGGWIKTLNCFLSVLGWHTEESSRWSSSRASFGKSGSQGKPMVKTLGALAMFLDAGIGKPSTGGADSEMSNDDESADWPFPLCQTAQHMISDSSTPFAYLNLFGKPRDEEGEMYETREDRYRVFSTRFQSAIERGIKSAREEGGELGRASSGVSKVLKEAIAYGSGP, via the exons ATGGGTTCTAGCTctaaaagaaagaaggatAAGCAAAAGGACTTCCAG AAACCTAAACTCAAGGTTGGGAAAACCAAAGCGAAGCCCGACAACTACACCGATACCAGTTTCAAATCGAAGT CAATTGTCCTCACACAACAATCCCTCCACCTTTCCGCCCCAACTTCAAACGCCACATTCACGCATAACTTATCTCTCCTCTCCGCCAAGTCCGACAGTCAACGACGCGACTCGCTCGCTTATCTGACTACCACGATTTCCTCTCGACCAGTTAATTCGCCTCTGCCACAACCAGTGAGCGTTATTTTACCATCTTTACTGCCGCTCATCCTCGATGGATCCACCAGCGTACGGACTCAGCTCCTCAAGCTCTTGCGGACCCTGCCGCCGGGCGATGTCGAAGACCATGTGGCACAACTCCTACCCTATGTTCGGGCTGGAATGACCCATCTTGCAGCGGACATCCGTAGTTCTGCGGTGGATATTCTATCATGGATGGTCGAGGCGGCCGGGGAATCGGCAGTTTCTTGCGCCGGAGGATGGATCAAAACACTCAACTGTTTCTTGTCTGTGTTAGGTTGGCACACCGAAGAGTCATCGCGGTGGTCTTCAAGCCGGGCTTCATTTGGAAAATCCGGCAGCCAGGGCAAGCCTATGGTCAAGACCCTTGGGGCTCTGGCCATGTTTTTGGATGCGGGGATCGGGAAACCTTCTACTGGCGGTGCCGATAGTGAGATGTCTAATGATGACGAGAGTGCCGACTGGCCGTTCCCTCTTTGCCAGACCGCCCAGCACATGATTTCGGATTCATCTACTCCATTCGCATATCTGAATCTGTTCGGAAAGCCGCGCGACGAGGAAGGTGAAATGTACGAAACCCGTGAGGACAGATACCGGGTGTTTTCAACTCGTTTCCAGTCAGCAATCGAGCGTGGAATCAAAAGCGCCAGAGAGGAAGGGGGTGAGCTGGGCCGTGCATCATCCGGTGTGAGCAAAGTGTTAAAAGAAGCGATCGCGTATGGATCGGGCCCATGA